In one Corallococcus sp. EGB genomic region, the following are encoded:
- a CDS encoding DUF2804 domain-containing protein: MTLEREREALLPFAPTSVASTEGEPRFGTYQGELPEVDLPRLLGKWAPGRTTRLLKRKRWHYTFVATQEVAALFAVVDLGYTANAFAVAVDLQEKKPLCDVSFLGVPGPLAEVSDKPGAGLVAAFRTLGGRMSVKRGEADERYQVEVDVSRMRTQSLQTFQWNGELLVAGGPPALTVIAPVEGDGLVNVTQKRSGLLAFGSLEAGGRRFRLDGGVGGMDYTQGYLARHTAWRWAFAAGRLADGTPVGLNLVEGFNEGATEANENAVWLGDRLYPVGRARFEYDAKELLDPWRLTTADGAVDLRFKPIYVHREERNLRLVVSHFAQPVGFFEGTLRVGGQELRVSSLPGVTEDQDMLW; this comes from the coding sequence ATGACGCTCGAGCGTGAACGAGAAGCCCTGCTGCCCTTCGCCCCGACCTCGGTGGCGTCCACGGAGGGGGAACCGCGGTTCGGCACGTACCAGGGAGAGCTGCCGGAGGTGGACCTGCCCCGGCTGTTGGGGAAGTGGGCGCCGGGGCGCACGACGCGGCTGCTCAAGCGCAAGCGCTGGCACTACACCTTCGTCGCCACGCAGGAGGTGGCGGCCCTCTTCGCGGTGGTGGACCTGGGCTACACGGCCAATGCCTTCGCGGTGGCGGTGGACCTCCAGGAGAAGAAGCCCCTCTGTGACGTGAGCTTCCTGGGCGTGCCCGGGCCGCTCGCCGAGGTGAGCGACAAGCCGGGGGCGGGGCTGGTGGCGGCCTTCCGCACGCTCGGCGGGCGCATGTCCGTGAAGCGCGGCGAGGCCGACGAGCGCTACCAGGTGGAGGTGGACGTCAGCCGCATGCGCACGCAGTCGCTCCAGACGTTCCAGTGGAACGGCGAGCTGCTGGTGGCGGGGGGCCCGCCGGCTCTCACCGTCATCGCGCCGGTGGAGGGCGACGGGCTGGTCAACGTCACCCAGAAGCGCAGCGGCCTGCTGGCCTTCGGCAGCCTGGAGGCGGGCGGCCGGCGCTTCCGGCTGGATGGCGGCGTGGGCGGCATGGACTACACGCAGGGCTACCTGGCGCGGCACACCGCCTGGCGCTGGGCCTTCGCGGCCGGGCGGCTGGCGGACGGCACGCCCGTGGGGCTCAACCTGGTGGAGGGCTTCAACGAGGGCGCCACCGAGGCCAACGAGAACGCCGTCTGGCTGGGAGACCGGCTCTACCCCGTGGGCCGCGCGCGCTTCGAGTACGATGCGAAGGAGCTGTTGGACCCGTGGCGCCTGACGACGGCGGACGGCGCGGTGGACCTGCGCTTCAAGCCCATCTACGTGCACCGCGAGGAGCGCAACCTGCGCCTCGTGGTGAGCCACTTCGCCCAGCCCGTGGGCTTCTTCGAGGGCACCCTGCGCGTGGGCGGCCAGGAGCTGCGCGTGTCCAGCCTCCCCGGCGTCACCGAGGACCAGGACATGCTCTGGTAG
- a CDS encoding tail fiber domain-containing protein, translated as MSFVRGAGVALGCVVGLLISGCGADGAQGPAGPAGPPGPVEVGTGLKLDGEAVSVVYGNGPGTAVEGNDPRLAAAAQAIRNGTEPQDASFAVAGTGQVLGRLTANAEVFLDASASAKDTVPLLRVRNSVSGTNEPTWDKYRVFTVDSAGGLLARGEQGIGTIPLTGPGDRMMWHPFKAAFRVGHADTEWDEANIGFVSFAGGNKTLASAYGTVAFGDQCTASGVVAACMGSTNTASGTASFTAGASNVASGFTSMAVGYTSTATGQGSVALGYRNSANADYSMALGQRAASGGFKGSFIWADNSITDSVVANTASNQFLARASGGFRFRTNSTLSTGCDLPAGSGVFSCTSDRATKEDFRRVDAEAVLAKVAAMPVDSWRYKSEADGVRHVGPVAQDFRAAFGLGADDKSIGLLDIDGVNMVAIQALARRTEELNAKSAEVDALKAQMAELQRGLSRLEAAVRAQGVKP; from the coding sequence ATGTCGTTTGTCCGAGGAGCCGGCGTCGCGTTGGGCTGTGTCGTGGGGCTGCTGATCAGCGGCTGTGGCGCTGACGGCGCGCAGGGGCCCGCGGGACCGGCGGGGCCTCCGGGGCCGGTGGAGGTGGGCACGGGGCTGAAGCTCGACGGCGAGGCGGTGAGCGTCGTCTACGGAAACGGGCCGGGCACGGCGGTGGAGGGGAATGATCCGCGCCTCGCCGCCGCGGCGCAGGCCATCCGCAACGGGACGGAGCCGCAGGATGCGTCGTTCGCGGTGGCGGGCACGGGACAGGTGCTCGGCCGGCTGACGGCGAACGCGGAGGTGTTCCTGGACGCGAGCGCGTCCGCGAAGGACACGGTGCCGCTCTTGCGCGTGCGCAACAGCGTGTCCGGAACCAACGAGCCCACCTGGGACAAGTACCGCGTCTTCACGGTGGACTCCGCGGGCGGGCTGCTCGCGCGCGGCGAGCAGGGGATTGGCACCATCCCCCTCACGGGCCCCGGGGACCGGATGATGTGGCACCCGTTCAAGGCGGCCTTCCGCGTGGGCCATGCCGACACGGAGTGGGACGAGGCCAACATCGGCTTCGTGTCCTTCGCGGGCGGCAACAAGACGCTGGCCAGCGCGTACGGCACCGTCGCGTTCGGCGACCAGTGCACGGCGTCTGGTGTCGTCGCGGCATGCATGGGCTCCACCAACACGGCGAGCGGGACCGCGTCCTTCACCGCCGGCGCCTCCAACGTCGCGAGCGGCTTCACCTCCATGGCGGTGGGCTACACCAGCACGGCCACGGGGCAGGGCAGCGTCGCGCTGGGCTACCGCAACAGCGCCAACGCGGACTACTCCATGGCGCTGGGGCAGCGCGCGGCCTCTGGCGGCTTCAAGGGGTCCTTCATCTGGGCGGACAACTCCATCACCGACTCCGTGGTGGCGAACACGGCGAGCAACCAGTTCCTGGCGCGCGCGTCGGGCGGGTTCCGCTTCCGCACGAACAGCACCTTGAGCACGGGGTGCGATCTGCCGGCGGGCTCGGGCGTGTTCAGCTGCACGTCGGACCGGGCCACGAAGGAGGACTTCCGCCGCGTGGACGCGGAGGCCGTGCTGGCGAAGGTGGCGGCGATGCCGGTGGACAGCTGGCGCTACAAGTCCGAGGCCGATGGCGTGCGGCACGTGGGCCCGGTGGCGCAGGACTTCCGTGCGGCGTTCGGCCTGGGCGCGGATGACAAGAGCATCGGCCTGTTGGACATCGACGGCGTGAACATGGTGGCCATCCAGGCCCTGGCCCGTCGCACGGAGGAGTTGAACGCGAAGAGCGCGGAGGTGGATGCGCTCAAGGCCCAGATGGCCGAGCTCCAGCGCGGCCTGTCCCGCCTGGAGGCGGCCGTGCGTGCGCAGGGAGTGAAGCCCTGA
- a CDS encoding zinc ribbon domain-containing protein: MSCPHCGQPLPEGRTSRTCPHCGGDLEAPGSPVMDEVADKAQRAADTAGRAVQDVLDDPRLRERLPGGSLPLLGSGLVTAAVLVPVLPFVSGGLGLPWAVLMLVGAGMLGAREWVAAGRKLPDALEPVVKRAAHPAFLPMFTALTVTQAFLSLGLGVAPLLWVLAAVVLGFVQWRAFKASPLAEPSLTWRPADVRLKRWVFAGVAACAVGLLLPWSSAWSLVPTAHLQRERNITIDDNFAWDIQDNDTWRFNTLVLPSGQGAGTGRGRLGATGVVLGLLALGVLGSVRRAREALPSVVPAVLAGLITVWALTGLSSRPGPWLFLLGILAVDVAVAREWLGHRDAAPPTEPPASA, encoded by the coding sequence ATGTCCTGCCCGCATTGTGGTCAGCCGCTCCCTGAAGGTCGGACGTCGCGGACGTGTCCCCACTGCGGCGGGGACCTGGAGGCGCCCGGGTCTCCGGTGATGGACGAGGTGGCGGACAAGGCGCAGCGCGCGGCGGACACGGCGGGCCGCGCGGTGCAGGACGTACTGGATGACCCGAGGCTTCGCGAGCGGTTGCCAGGTGGCTCGCTGCCGCTGCTCGGCTCCGGGCTGGTGACGGCGGCGGTGCTGGTGCCCGTGCTGCCCTTCGTCAGTGGCGGGCTGGGGCTGCCGTGGGCGGTGCTGATGCTGGTGGGGGCGGGCATGCTGGGCGCGCGCGAGTGGGTGGCCGCGGGCCGGAAGCTGCCGGACGCGCTGGAGCCGGTGGTGAAGCGGGCCGCGCATCCGGCGTTCCTGCCGATGTTCACCGCGCTCACCGTGACGCAGGCGTTCCTTTCGCTGGGGTTGGGCGTGGCGCCGCTCTTGTGGGTGCTGGCGGCGGTGGTGCTGGGGTTCGTGCAGTGGCGGGCGTTCAAGGCCTCTCCACTGGCGGAGCCGTCGCTCACGTGGCGGCCGGCGGACGTGCGGTTGAAGCGCTGGGTGTTCGCGGGCGTGGCGGCGTGCGCGGTGGGGCTGCTCCTGCCATGGAGCTCGGCGTGGTCGCTGGTGCCCACGGCGCATTTGCAGCGCGAGCGCAACATCACCATCGACGACAACTTCGCCTGGGACATCCAGGACAACGACACGTGGAGGTTCAACACGCTGGTGCTCCCGTCCGGACAGGGCGCGGGGACGGGGCGCGGGCGGCTGGGCGCGACGGGCGTGGTGCTGGGGCTGTTGGCGCTGGGCGTGCTGGGGTCGGTGCGGCGTGCTCGGGAGGCGCTGCCCTCGGTGGTGCCGGCGGTGCTCGCGGGGCTCATCACCGTGTGGGCGCTGACGGGCCTGTCCTCGCGGCCGGGGCCGTGGCTGTTCCTCCTGGGCATCCTCGCGGTGGACGTGGCGGTGGCGCGCGAGTGGCTGGGGCACCGGGACGCGGCGCCCCCCACGGAGCCGCCCGCGTCAGCGTGA
- a CDS encoding phosphoenolpyruvate kinase encodes MKTTLTPEATAASREALRRANAAFTQAYPGESSRRQPVHTVYGGAHLFRANTARKMGDLALAALRDYATDGSQLAHGLGLPQRGGFAQRVHDRVVDKLQREPVEDFRIDFEDGYGHRPDAEEDAHAVSAATEVARGLEQGSLPPFIGIRVKSFTEELYARASRTLDIFVTALLEQSGGRLPPSFVVTLPKVTVPDQVTALAKLLSELESAHHLSPGALTLELMVETPQALFDARGRPHLRSLVEAGEGRCSHVHLGVYDYTAALGISAHMQHMLHPACDSLRDTVQVLLAGSGVRLSDGATNVMPVGPHRKQGDAELLPTQRRENTDAVHRAWQVAYRHTRHSLERGYYQGWDLHPAQLPVRYAAVYAFFLEGLEPASQRLKAFVDKAAQATLLGDVFDDAATGQGLLNFFLRGLACGALTEDEARASGLTLEELRSRSFRAIVQGRASR; translated from the coding sequence ATGAAGACCACGCTCACGCCCGAAGCCACCGCCGCCTCCCGTGAGGCCCTGCGCCGCGCCAACGCGGCGTTCACCCAGGCCTACCCGGGTGAATCCTCCCGGCGTCAGCCCGTGCACACCGTCTACGGCGGCGCCCACCTCTTCCGTGCGAACACCGCGCGGAAGATGGGGGACCTGGCGCTCGCGGCGCTGCGCGACTACGCCACCGATGGCTCCCAGCTCGCCCACGGCCTGGGCCTGCCCCAGCGCGGCGGCTTCGCCCAGCGCGTCCATGACCGCGTCGTGGACAAGCTCCAGCGGGAGCCCGTCGAGGACTTCCGCATCGACTTCGAGGACGGCTACGGCCACCGCCCCGACGCCGAAGAGGACGCCCACGCCGTCTCCGCCGCCACGGAGGTGGCCCGCGGCCTGGAACAGGGCTCGCTCCCGCCGTTCATCGGCATCCGCGTGAAGTCCTTCACGGAGGAGCTCTACGCCCGCGCCTCGCGCACCCTGGACATCTTCGTCACCGCGCTGCTGGAGCAATCCGGTGGCAGATTGCCTCCGTCCTTCGTCGTCACCCTGCCCAAGGTCACCGTGCCCGACCAGGTGACCGCCCTGGCCAAGCTGCTGTCGGAGCTGGAGTCCGCCCACCACCTGTCCCCCGGCGCGCTCACCCTGGAGCTCATGGTGGAGACGCCCCAGGCCCTCTTCGACGCGCGCGGCCGGCCGCACCTGCGCTCGCTCGTGGAGGCCGGCGAGGGCCGCTGCTCCCACGTGCACCTGGGCGTCTACGACTACACCGCCGCCCTGGGTATCAGCGCGCACATGCAGCACATGCTCCACCCCGCCTGTGACTCCCTGCGCGACACCGTGCAGGTGCTCCTCGCGGGCAGCGGCGTGCGCCTCTCCGACGGCGCCACCAACGTCATGCCCGTGGGCCCCCACCGCAAGCAGGGCGACGCCGAGCTCCTCCCCACCCAGCGGCGCGAGAACACCGACGCCGTGCACCGCGCGTGGCAGGTGGCGTACCGGCACACGCGCCACTCGCTGGAGCGCGGCTACTACCAGGGCTGGGACCTGCACCCCGCCCAGCTCCCCGTGCGCTACGCCGCCGTCTACGCCTTCTTCCTGGAGGGCCTGGAGCCGGCCTCCCAGCGCCTCAAGGCCTTCGTGGACAAGGCCGCCCAGGCCACCCTGCTGGGCGACGTGTTCGACGACGCCGCCACCGGCCAGGGCCTGCTCAACTTCTTCCTGCGCGGCCTGGCCTGCGGCGCCCTCACGGAGGACGAAGCCCGCGCCTCCGGCCTCACGTTGGAGGAGCTGCGAAGCCGCTCCTTCCGCGCCATCGTGCAGGGGCGCGCGTCACGCTGA